A genomic stretch from candidate division KSB1 bacterium includes:
- a CDS encoding toll/interleukin-1 receptor domain-containing protein encodes MRFKLVEQQLSSDPPRIFISHSWIDKSLARRLEKCLIRSGAKVWIDFSKVRGGDHIAKRVSDALEWCDHLLLVWTHNSRESKWVQLEMNSAISLHKKIIPCLFDNTKLPGILAGMAHIEFSDFSRGLFQLLISLQLAVPKKSSSAATRRFRPRFENGIGNWKKIKRLVKPIFLITLPVLIVTVSVSIYFAINAKNIQPTNDQLINNGTSTDSASTLLNKNPQTVGDVSKEVVNKFGEIIQKENRKQSLENIAEVPMNNPPPTTTNHTKNTVRKVDSRDNSVRLVAKIAKVEGDYARIDIGRLDGIQKGHKFKIIREVNDGSSSTTILIGYAQVWEVFNNTSALYCRVISGFHTSVGDILVPDVKK; translated from the coding sequence ATGAGATTTAAGCTTGTTGAGCAACAACTATCCTCCGATCCCCCAAGAATATTTATCAGTCATTCTTGGATAGATAAGTCATTAGCACGGCGATTGGAAAAATGCCTAATCCGATCAGGCGCTAAGGTGTGGATCGACTTTAGCAAAGTTCGAGGTGGCGACCATATTGCAAAGCGAGTGAGTGACGCCCTGGAGTGGTGCGATCACTTGTTACTCGTTTGGACTCATAATTCAAGAGAATCGAAATGGGTTCAGCTAGAAATGAACTCTGCAATTTCCCTCCATAAAAAAATTATTCCTTGTTTATTTGATAATACCAAATTACCCGGTATTCTCGCAGGTATGGCACATATTGAATTTTCCGATTTCAGCAGGGGACTTTTTCAATTGTTGATTTCATTGCAATTAGCTGTGCCCAAAAAAAGTTCATCTGCAGCAACAAGGCGATTTCGACCAAGGTTTGAAAATGGCATAGGTAACTGGAAAAAGATAAAGAGGTTAGTTAAACCAATTTTTTTGATCACTTTACCGGTTTTGATTGTGACGGTCAGTGTTTCAATTTATTTTGCTATAAACGCAAAAAATATTCAACCCACAAATGATCAGTTAATCAATAACGGCACATCAACTGATTCTGCAAGTACTCTCCTAAATAAAAATCCTCAAACGGTGGGTGATGTGTCTAAAGAGGTTGTTAATAAGTTTGGGGAAATTATACAAAAGGAAAATCGAAAACAGAGTCTGGAAAATATCGCTGAAGTACCAATGAATAACCCGCCGCCTACAACAACAAATCACACAAAAAATACTGTAAGGAAAGTAGATTCCAGAGATAATTCTGTTAGGCTGGTAGCTAAGATCGCCAAAGTGGAAGGAGACTACGCCCGCATCGATATAGGCAGATTGGATGGAATCCAAAAGGGACATAAATTCAAAATTATTCGAGAAGTAAATGATGGAAGTAGTTCAACGACAATTCTTATTGGATATGCACAAGTATGGGAAGTGTTTAATAACACATCTGCTCTTTATTGTCGTGTTATCTCCGGGTTCCACACTTCTGTCGGCGACATACTTGTTCCCGATGTAAAAAAATAA